TTTTCATGATGCAACCCTTTTGTCATCTGTTATAACACCATCTACAAGTGTTATGATTCTATCTACTGCAGTTACTATCTTTTCGTCATGTGTTGCAAATATAAAGGTTGTATTAAACTCTTTTTGAATATTTCGCATAAGTGTTATGATTTGATTTGAGGTGTCGGTATCTAAGTTTGCCGTAGGCTCATCCGCAAAAACTATTTTCGGGTTTGTTACGAGAGCCCTCGCAATAGCTACACGCTGACGCTGACCACCTGAGAGTTGATCGGGGAATTTATCTTTTTGGTCAAGCATATCAACATCTTCAAGAAGTTTCATTATTCGTTTGTGACGTTCGTCTTTTGGCAGATTTTGAATCATAATAAGTGGATACTCTATATTTTCATAAACACTAAGTACGGGGATAAGGTTAAAGCTTTGAAAGATAAAACCAATATTTTGGCCTCTAAAGTTTGCTAAATCTGTCCTGTTTAATACAGTAACGTCAATACCCTCTATGGTTATTTTTCCATCGGTAGGTTTATCTAAACAGCCGATAAGATTAAGTACCGTACTTTTTCCGCTACCGCTTGGTCCGACTATGGCGACAAATTCTCCATGTTCTATAGTCAAGTTTAAATCTTTTATGACTTTTAAATCAACTTCACCCATTTTATAGGTTTTATTTACATGTTCATTGGCAATCATTTATAACCCCCTGTGTTGTAAAATAATATTATATGCACATTAACTTAATGTTAAGGAGAGTTTTAATACTTTATTTTAGCTAGATAGAGTCCATTTGGAGTTGCAGGTTTGATTTTATATTGTTTTTTACAATCTAACTGTTCTTTTATTTGAGTTGCATCTAGGTTTAAAAGCGCACCTACCATTAAACGTATTTGACTTCTTAAAAAACCGTTTGCTTCAAAGTTTAAAACAATTAGATCATCTTTTTTATATGCGTAAGCTTTATATATCTCTCTAGTGGTAGAGTTTATTTCACTTCCTGTTTTCATAAACTCCCTAAAATCATGTTCACCTATAAAAAGAGATATATTTTTTTGGATGCTTTTAAAATCTGCATCTGTATAGAAACTTATAAAATCATCTTCAAAAGGATTGGATTCATTTGTTTTAATAAGATAGCGATAAACCCTTGATTTTGCAGAGTATCTTGCATGAAATTCAGCATCTACCTCTTTAATGGATAAAATTTTTATAGAATTTGGAAGCATCTCGTTTAAAATACGTTTTAGTTTTTTTAAATCATTCCAAAATTCAGGCAAGTCTATATGAAAAGTTTGACCGCTTGCATGGACTCCCTTGTCTGTTCTCCCGCTAGGCTGTGGCTTTGAAGTAATATTTAACTCATTAAATATATATTCAATCTGTCCAAATATAGTGTTTTTTGTTTCGGTTTGGGTTTGTGAACCCAAAAAGTGGGTACCGTTGTAAGAACAGGTTATAAGGGCTCTCATACTAAAACTTGGCGACAATAGTTTTGCGATATATCATATACGTACCTATCAACCATACTATAGCAATAGTAGGGATAGCATAAAAAAACAACGGTACCCATAACAATTGTATGGATTCATAGAAAACAATGATCCCAAGAAACATATAAAGATATGCCTTTCCTTTGTTATGTCTAACGTGTACTATACCAATACTTGCAGCAAGAAATAGCGACATCATCGGAAATAAACTCATTAGTGTATCGGTAATAAATGTTTTATATTTTCTACCGATATCAAAGTCCGACTGCCAATATTCCAATGGTGTTTCATATTTTACTAAATCGGTTGTCAAAGAACTGTTTATATACATGGTGTCAAAATTTATTTGTGAAAATTTATCTTTAGAATAACTATAGCCTTCGCCGTTTGTTAGCTTTAATCTTAAAAGACTTGTTTCATTGATAATTTTAGCTTTTTTTGCACTTATCAGCACCTCTTCATTATCTTGTTTATTTTTTTTGAATAAAAACACATCTTCAAAAGTATCGTCCGGATTGTCTTTTCCTATATACAGTAACCAAGGGCCGAATTTATGTCCAAATTCAGAAGCTGATAGGTTGAATTTTGCTTGGGACTTTTTATATGCAATAAAGTTTTTAGAGAGTGTTTTTGCATGCGGATATAGTACAAAAAAGTTTAAAAAGAGCAGTACAGCCAATAGGGCAGCCGGTTTTAATAATGTTTTTATAATAAAATTTGGATGGATACCAAGAGAAAACAATACAATTATTTCATTGTCGTTTGATAGCTTAAACAGTGTTAGTGTCGCAGCTATAAAAAATGAAAAAGGCAGAGTAAAGAAAAATACATCTGGGAGTACAAAAATATACATTTTTGTCATCTCCCAGATTGAAAGTTGAACAACAGCCGTATATGTAGCTAACTTAATTAAAAATATAACTGAAGCTATTGAAAAAAGCGGTAAAAAAACAGATAAAAAAAGTACGGATAAATTGTTTATAATATATTTTTGTAATATTTTCATTCTCTAGTAATTTGCCTCTATAAAACTTTTAATAGGTGTATCAAAAATATAAACAATAAAAGTAGCAAGGGCTAAAAACGGCACAAACGGTACACGTTGTTCTTCTGCACTTTTATTGTGAACTGCCACCATAACGGGTAGTGCTAAAACAGCAGATAAAAATATCGCTACTAATGTAAGATGAGTTCCCAAAAGAGCGCCCATTGTAGCTGCTACCATAATATCGCCTTCACCCATAGCCTCTATGTAAGGGTATCTTTGATAGTGTTTGGTCCAAGGTGTTAAAGTTTTGTTAGCAACTCTATGTGCAGATGAAGTTAGTATATAAGAGAGTGAAAATCTTAAGAGTGTAAATCCGCCTGCAAATAATAGAGCATTTTGAAAGTTATTTATAAACCCTTCCATATTCCACGCACCTAAAATAGCAAAAACTATAGCTAAAAGATTAATTGAGTCGGGAATCATTTTATATTTAAAATCTATCATGGCAAGGACCAAAAGCATTGAAAAACTTAAGTATATAAATATTATAGGTACTGAAAAACTATACTTTTGAACTAAAACAGCAAATAAAATACCGGATATAAACTCTATGATAGGGTATTGTTTAGATATATTGGCTTGGCAATATGCACATTTTCCTCTTAAAAATATCCATGAGAAAATAGGTATGTTATGCCAAGGTTTTAATTTGTTGTTGCATGAATAACAATGAGACGATATAAAAACAATACTTTCATCATTTGGAATTCTAAGTATTACTACATTTAAAAAAGATCCAAAAACTATTCCAAATACAAATGCTAAAATCATCTCAATCATTTAAGCCCTCCAAAACGGCGTTCTATTTTTTTAAACTCTTTTATAATCTTTTCAAGCTCTTTAGCAGAAAAGTCAGGCCATAAAATGTCTCTAA
The genomic region above belongs to Sulfurimonas lithotrophica and contains:
- a CDS encoding ABC transporter ATP-binding protein codes for the protein MIANEHVNKTYKMGEVDLKVIKDLNLTIEHGEFVAIVGPSGSGKSTVLNLIGCLDKPTDGKITIEGIDVTVLNRTDLANFRGQNIGFIFQSFNLIPVLSVYENIEYPLIMIQNLPKDERHKRIMKLLEDVDMLDQKDKFPDQLSGGQRQRVAIARALVTNPKIVFADEPTANLDTDTSNQIITLMRNIQKEFNTTFIFATHDEKIVTAVDRIITLVDGVITDDKRVAS
- the truA gene encoding tRNA pseudouridine(38-40) synthase TruA, coding for MRALITCSYNGTHFLGSQTQTETKNTIFGQIEYIFNELNITSKPQPSGRTDKGVHASGQTFHIDLPEFWNDLKKLKRILNEMLPNSIKILSIKEVDAEFHARYSAKSRVYRYLIKTNESNPFEDDFISFYTDADFKSIQKNISLFIGEHDFREFMKTGSEINSTTREIYKAYAYKKDDLIVLNFEANGFLRSQIRLMVGALLNLDATQIKEQLDCKKQYKIKPATPNGLYLAKIKY
- a CDS encoding LptF/LptG family permease; the encoded protein is MKILQKYIINNLSVLFLSVFLPLFSIASVIFLIKLATYTAVVQLSIWEMTKMYIFVLPDVFFFTLPFSFFIAATLTLFKLSNDNEIIVLFSLGIHPNFIIKTLLKPAALLAVLLFLNFFVLYPHAKTLSKNFIAYKKSQAKFNLSASEFGHKFGPWLLYIGKDNPDDTFEDVFLFKKNKQDNEEVLISAKKAKIINETSLLRLKLTNGEGYSYSKDKFSQINFDTMYINSSLTTDLVKYETPLEYWQSDFDIGRKYKTFITDTLMSLFPMMSLFLAASIGIVHVRHNKGKAYLYMFLGIIVFYESIQLLWVPLFFYAIPTIAIVWLIGTYMIYRKTIVAKF
- a CDS encoding prepilin peptidase, with the protein product MIEMILAFVFGIVFGSFLNVVILRIPNDESIVFISSHCYSCNNKLKPWHNIPIFSWIFLRGKCAYCQANISKQYPIIEFISGILFAVLVQKYSFSVPIIFIYLSFSMLLVLAMIDFKYKMIPDSINLLAIVFAILGAWNMEGFINNFQNALLFAGGFTLLRFSLSYILTSSAHRVANKTLTPWTKHYQRYPYIEAMGEGDIMVAATMGALLGTHLTLVAIFLSAVLALPVMVAVHNKSAEEQRVPFVPFLALATFIVYIFDTPIKSFIEANY